From a region of the Paraburkholderia hospita genome:
- a CDS encoding NAD(P)(+) transhydrogenase (Re/Si-specific) subunit beta, whose translation MSLNVVTLLYLIASVCFIQALKGLSNPKTARTGNMFGMIGMAIAILTTVALISKQAAVLGSNLSLGLSLVFVALVVGGGIGAFVAARVEMTKMPELVAAMHSLIGMAAVCIAYAVVSEPAAFGLGAEEGIPGFLPYGNRIELFIGTFVGAITFSGSVIAFGKLSGKYKFRLFQGAPVVYPGQHLINLLLAIAMVGFGVIFFLTQSWLPFIIMTLIAFALGVLIIIPIGGADMPVVVSMLNSYSGWAAAGIGFSLNNAMLIIAGSLVGSSGAILSYIMCKAMNRSFFNVILGGFGGEASAATVGGSAEQRPVKSGSAEDASFMLGNAETVVIVPGYGLAVARAQHALKELTDVLIEKGVDVKYAIHPVAGRMPGHMNVLLAEAEVPYEIVHEMEDINGEFGQVDVVLVLGANDVVNPAAKTDPKSPIAGMPIIEAYKARTVIVNKRSMAAGYAGLDNDLFYMDKTMMVFGDAKKVIEDMVKSVD comes from the coding sequence ATGAGCCTCAACGTCGTTACGCTCCTTTATCTGATCGCCTCCGTCTGCTTCATCCAGGCGCTCAAGGGGCTGTCCAATCCGAAGACCGCGCGCACGGGCAACATGTTCGGCATGATCGGCATGGCGATCGCCATTCTCACGACCGTCGCGTTGATCTCGAAGCAGGCGGCCGTGCTCGGCTCGAATCTGTCGCTGGGTCTTTCGCTGGTGTTCGTTGCGCTGGTTGTCGGTGGCGGGATCGGCGCGTTCGTCGCCGCGCGCGTCGAGATGACGAAGATGCCTGAACTGGTCGCGGCGATGCACTCGCTGATCGGTATGGCGGCCGTGTGTATCGCGTACGCGGTGGTGTCGGAACCGGCTGCGTTCGGCCTCGGCGCCGAGGAAGGCATTCCGGGCTTCCTGCCGTACGGCAACCGGATCGAGCTGTTCATTGGCACGTTCGTCGGCGCGATTACGTTTAGCGGTTCGGTGATCGCGTTCGGCAAGCTGTCGGGCAAGTACAAGTTCCGGCTCTTCCAGGGCGCGCCTGTCGTTTATCCCGGTCAGCATCTGATCAACCTGCTGCTCGCAATCGCGATGGTCGGCTTCGGCGTGATCTTCTTCCTCACGCAATCGTGGCTGCCGTTCATCATCATGACGTTGATCGCGTTTGCACTGGGCGTGCTGATCATCATCCCGATCGGCGGCGCGGACATGCCTGTCGTCGTGTCGATGCTGAACTCGTACTCGGGCTGGGCGGCGGCGGGCATCGGCTTCTCGCTGAACAACGCGATGCTGATCATTGCCGGGTCGCTGGTGGGTTCGTCGGGTGCGATTCTGTCGTACATCATGTGCAAGGCGATGAACCGCTCGTTCTTCAACGTGATTCTGGGCGGCTTCGGCGGTGAAGCGAGCGCGGCGACGGTGGGTGGCTCGGCGGAACAGCGGCCTGTGAAGTCGGGGTCGGCGGAAGATGCGTCGTTCATGCTTGGCAATGCCGAAACCGTTGTCATCGTGCCGGGGTATGGTCTTGCCGTGGCGCGCGCTCAACATGCGCTGAAGGAGCTGACCGATGTGCTGATCGAGAAGGGCGTGGATGTGAAGTATGCGATTCACCCTGTTGCTGGGCGTATGCCTGGGCATATGAATGTGCTGTTGGCGGAAGCCGAAGTGCCGTATGAGATCGTCCATGAGATGGAGGACATCAATGGCGAGTTTGGCCAGGTCGATGTGGTGCTCGTGCTTGGTGCGAATGACGTTGTCAATCCTGCGGCCAAGACCGATCCGAAGTCGCCGATCGCTGGTATGCCCATTATTGAGGCCTATAAGGCCCGGACTGTCATCGTGAATAAGCGATCGATGGCGGCGGGGTATGCCGGGCTTGATAATGACCTGTTCTATATGGACAAGACCATGATGGTGTTTGGGGATGCGAAGAAGGTGATTGAGGATATGGTCAAGTCCGTCGATTGA
- a CDS encoding NAD(P) transhydrogenase subunit alpha — translation MEVINHTVINLIIFVLAIYVGYHVVWNVTPALHTPLMAVTNAISAIVIVGAMLAAGLTVGGTGKFFGTVAVALAAVNVFGGFLVTRRMLEMFKKKEPKKIAAPGGLKEGA, via the coding sequence ATGGAAGTCATCAACCATACCGTGATCAACCTGATCATTTTCGTGCTGGCGATCTACGTCGGCTACCACGTTGTCTGGAACGTGACACCGGCGCTGCATACGCCGCTGATGGCCGTGACGAATGCGATTTCGGCCATTGTCATTGTCGGCGCGATGCTCGCAGCGGGCCTCACGGTCGGCGGCACGGGCAAGTTCTTCGGCACGGTTGCCGTCGCGCTTGCAGCGGTGAATGTGTTCGGCGGGTTCCTCGTCACGAGGCGAATGCTGGAGATGTTCAAGAAGAAGGAGCCGAAGAAGATCGCGGCTCCGGGCGGTTTGAAGGAGGGTGCGTAA
- a CDS encoding Re/Si-specific NAD(P)(+) transhydrogenase subunit alpha yields the protein MHIGVPAETRPYETRVAATPETVKKYVSQGHRVTVQSGAGTAASYLDDAYAAAGAELVDAPTAFGAEIVLKVQSPTDSELPLLKRGAVLVGMLEPFNAENASKLAAAGITAFALEAAPRTTRAQSLDVLSSQANIAGYKAVLLAADLYPRFMPMLMTAAGTVKAARVLILGAGVAGLQAIATAKRLGAVIEASDVRPAVKEQIESLGGKFLDVPYETDEEREAAVGVGGYARPMPPSWLARQSALVHERAKQADIVISTALIPGRAAPTLISVETVQAMKPGTVLVDLAAGRGPEYEGQRGGNCPLTEADKVVVKHGVTIAGYTNLASMVASDASALYARNLLDFMKLIITKEGTLNIDLADDIVAATLVARDGEVARKA from the coding sequence ATGCACATCGGAGTGCCAGCCGAGACGCGGCCGTACGAAACACGCGTCGCCGCGACGCCCGAGACGGTCAAGAAGTACGTGTCGCAGGGCCACAGGGTTACCGTACAGAGCGGCGCAGGAACGGCCGCGAGCTATCTGGACGACGCGTACGCAGCTGCGGGCGCAGAACTCGTCGATGCGCCAACCGCGTTCGGCGCAGAGATCGTTCTCAAGGTTCAAAGCCCCACCGATTCAGAACTCCCGCTTCTTAAACGAGGCGCGGTGCTGGTCGGCATGCTGGAGCCGTTTAATGCCGAGAACGCATCAAAGCTTGCAGCCGCAGGCATAACTGCGTTCGCGCTCGAAGCCGCGCCACGCACGACGCGTGCTCAAAGCCTCGACGTACTGTCGTCTCAAGCCAACATTGCGGGCTACAAAGCGGTATTGCTCGCCGCCGATCTTTACCCGCGCTTCATGCCGATGCTGATGACGGCGGCAGGCACCGTGAAAGCGGCGCGTGTGCTGATTCTCGGCGCGGGCGTCGCCGGCTTGCAGGCGATCGCGACCGCGAAGCGCCTCGGTGCCGTGATCGAAGCGTCGGACGTTCGTCCTGCCGTGAAGGAGCAGATCGAATCGCTGGGCGGCAAATTCCTCGATGTGCCTTACGAAACCGATGAGGAACGCGAAGCGGCCGTTGGCGTCGGCGGCTACGCGCGGCCGATGCCGCCCTCGTGGCTCGCGCGCCAGTCTGCGCTGGTTCACGAGCGGGCGAAGCAGGCCGACATCGTGATCTCCACCGCGCTGATTCCCGGGCGTGCCGCGCCGACCTTGATCTCCGTCGAAACCGTGCAGGCGATGAAACCAGGCACGGTACTCGTCGACCTCGCTGCGGGACGCGGCCCCGAGTACGAAGGGCAGCGTGGCGGCAACTGTCCGCTGACGGAAGCCGACAAGGTCGTCGTCAAGCATGGCGTGACGATCGCGGGGTATACGAACCTCGCGTCGATGGTTGCGTCGGACGCTTCGGCACTGTACGCACGCAATCTGCTCGACTTCATGAAGCTGATCATCACGAAGGAAGGCACGCTCAATATCGATCTCGCAGACGACATCGTCGCGGCCACGCTGGTGGCACGCGACGGCGAAGTCGCGCGCAAGGCATAG
- a CDS encoding NUDIX hydrolase, with product MKPETWAPHVTVAAVVERDGRFLLVEEHTPAGLRLNQPAGHLEAGETLTQAVIRETLEETAHAFVPAALVGVYMTHFSRPDTVDGPQDGVTYLRFTYCGSTASEPPEARALDPDIVRTVWMGADELRTCPERHRTPLVMQCIDDYLAGRRFPLDFVQTHSVGPSR from the coding sequence ATGAAACCGGAAACTTGGGCTCCGCATGTCACGGTGGCGGCCGTCGTCGAACGCGATGGGCGTTTCCTGCTGGTCGAAGAACATACGCCCGCCGGGCTGCGACTGAACCAGCCCGCTGGGCATCTGGAAGCGGGCGAGACGTTGACGCAAGCCGTCATCCGCGAAACGCTCGAAGAGACGGCGCATGCCTTCGTGCCCGCGGCGCTGGTCGGCGTCTACATGACGCATTTCAGCCGGCCCGACACCGTCGATGGCCCGCAGGATGGCGTCACGTATCTGCGCTTCACGTATTGCGGCTCGACGGCTAGCGAACCTCCAGAGGCCCGCGCGCTCGATCCCGATATCGTCCGCACCGTCTGGATGGGCGCTGACGAATTGCGCACGTGCCCCGAGCGGCATCGCACGCCGCTCGTGATGCAATGTATCGACGATTACCTCGCAGGCCGGCGTTTCCCGCTCGACTTCGTGCAAACGCATTCGGTCGGGCCCTCCCGATAG
- the mnmA gene encoding tRNA 2-thiouridine(34) synthase MnmA produces the protein MSKQKVVVGMSGGVDSSVTAWLLKEQGYEVVGLFMKNWEDDDDSEYCSTRQDWIDVVSVADLIGIDVEAVNFAAEYKDRVFAEFLREYSAGRTPNPDVLCNAEIKFKAFLDHAMSLGAETIATGHYARVREIDGRFELLKAFDHTKDQSYFLHRLNQAQLSKTLFPLGEIPKTKVREIAEQIGLPNAKKKDSTGICFIGERPFRDFLNRYLPTKPGPMKTTEGKPVGEHIGLAFYTFGQRKGIGLGGSKDGSGEPWFVAGKDIASNTLYVAQGHDHPWLLSHTLTAGNTSWVAGHAPEAGHACAAKTRYRQADAACTFGAADGADKNALFSLHFAEAQWAVTPGQSAVLYDGDVCLGGGIIEHAATAQPVVRQPQKAALLTAR, from the coding sequence ATGAGCAAACAGAAAGTGGTGGTAGGCATGTCGGGCGGCGTCGATTCGTCCGTCACGGCATGGCTGCTGAAGGAACAGGGTTACGAAGTCGTCGGCCTCTTCATGAAGAACTGGGAAGACGACGACGACAGCGAATACTGTTCGACGCGTCAGGACTGGATCGACGTCGTCTCCGTCGCGGATCTGATCGGCATCGACGTCGAAGCGGTGAACTTCGCGGCGGAATACAAGGACCGCGTGTTCGCCGAATTCCTGCGCGAATATTCGGCGGGCCGCACGCCGAACCCGGACGTGCTGTGCAATGCCGAGATCAAGTTCAAGGCGTTCCTCGATCACGCGATGTCGCTCGGCGCGGAAACCATCGCGACGGGCCACTACGCGCGCGTGCGCGAAATCGACGGGCGTTTCGAACTGCTGAAGGCGTTCGATCACACGAAGGACCAGTCGTACTTCCTGCATCGCCTGAATCAGGCGCAACTGTCGAAGACGCTGTTCCCGCTCGGCGAAATCCCGAAGACGAAAGTGCGCGAGATCGCCGAGCAGATCGGCCTGCCGAACGCGAAGAAGAAGGACTCGACGGGCATCTGCTTTATCGGCGAACGGCCGTTCCGCGACTTCCTGAACCGCTATCTGCCAACCAAGCCGGGCCCGATGAAAACCACCGAAGGCAAGCCGGTCGGCGAGCACATCGGCCTCGCGTTTTACACGTTCGGGCAGCGCAAGGGCATTGGTCTTGGCGGCAGCAAGGACGGCAGCGGCGAGCCGTGGTTCGTCGCGGGCAAGGACATCGCGTCGAACACGCTGTATGTTGCGCAGGGCCACGATCATCCGTGGCTGCTGAGCCATACGCTGACGGCGGGCAACACGAGCTGGGTCGCGGGCCACGCGCCCGAGGCAGGCCATGCGTGCGCGGCGAAGACGCGCTATCGCCAGGCCGATGCGGCGTGCACGTTCGGCGCTGCCGACGGCGCCGACAAGAACGCGCTCTTTTCCCTTCATTTCGCCGAGGCCCAATGGGCTGTCACACCGGGGCAATCGGCCGTGCTCTACGATGGCGACGTGTGCCTCGGCGGCGGCATCATCGAGCACGCGGCGACCGCGCAGCCGGTCGTCCGCCAGCCTCAGAAAGCGGCGCTGCTGACGGCGCGCTGA
- a CDS encoding FMN-binding glutamate synthase family protein — translation MFSRRYLAMWGAILLLAACAALAATGHIAWLWIIVPVLLVALGAYDLTQERHAILRNYPLWGHFRFLFEFIRPEIRQYFVEDDTEEKPFSRAQRSIVYQRAKNEVDSRPYGTEIDVKATGHEFISHSLVPTKLDGHDFRVVVGANRAQPYSMSIFNISAMSFGSLSANAILALNLGAKKGNFAHDTGEGSMSKYHREHGGDIIWEIASGYFGCRNDDGTFNADRFAKQASEPQVKMIEVKLSQGAKPGHGGVLPAAKITPEISETRGVPMGRDCISPATHSEFSTPRELLEFVERLRNLSGGKPTGFKLCIGHPWEFFGIAKAMLETGILPDFIVVDGAEGGTGAAPLEFTDHIGVPLQEGLVLVHNTLVGVGLRDKIRIGASGKMITAFDIAKTLAIGADWVNAARGFMFAVGCIQAQTCHTGRCPTGVATQDPVRQRALIVTDKSDRVFNFHHNTLHALQEIIQAAGLRHPADLRAHHIVRRVSSYEVRLMSDLLKYLEPGDLLVGQYRYTLYEKWWPVARSDSFAPELEPVVA, via the coding sequence ATGTTTTCTCGACGTTATCTGGCGATGTGGGGTGCCATCCTGCTGCTCGCGGCCTGCGCCGCGCTCGCGGCAACCGGTCACATCGCATGGCTGTGGATCATCGTGCCCGTGCTGCTGGTCGCGCTCGGCGCCTACGATCTGACGCAGGAGCGCCACGCGATCCTGCGCAACTATCCGCTGTGGGGGCATTTCCGCTTCCTGTTCGAATTCATCCGGCCTGAGATTCGCCAGTATTTCGTCGAAGACGACACGGAAGAAAAGCCGTTCTCGCGCGCGCAACGCAGCATCGTCTATCAGCGCGCGAAGAATGAAGTGGACAGCCGCCCTTACGGCACGGAAATCGACGTGAAGGCGACGGGCCACGAATTCATCAGCCATTCGCTCGTGCCGACGAAGCTCGACGGCCACGACTTTCGTGTGGTCGTCGGGGCGAACCGCGCACAGCCGTATTCGATGTCGATCTTCAACATCTCCGCGATGAGCTTCGGCTCGCTGTCGGCAAACGCGATTCTCGCGCTGAACCTCGGCGCGAAGAAAGGCAACTTCGCGCACGACACGGGCGAAGGCTCGATGTCGAAGTATCACCGCGAGCATGGCGGCGACATCATCTGGGAAATCGCGTCGGGCTACTTCGGCTGCCGCAACGACGACGGCACGTTCAACGCCGACAGGTTCGCGAAGCAGGCGAGTGAGCCACAAGTGAAGATGATCGAGGTGAAGCTGTCGCAAGGCGCGAAGCCGGGTCACGGCGGCGTGCTGCCCGCCGCGAAGATCACGCCGGAAATTTCGGAAACGCGCGGCGTGCCGATGGGCCGCGACTGCATCTCGCCCGCTACGCACTCCGAATTCTCGACGCCGCGTGAGCTGCTCGAATTCGTCGAGCGTCTGCGCAACCTGTCGGGCGGCAAGCCGACGGGGTTCAAGCTGTGCATCGGGCATCCGTGGGAATTCTTCGGCATCGCCAAGGCGATGCTGGAAACGGGCATCCTGCCGGACTTCATCGTCGTGGACGGCGCGGAAGGCGGCACGGGCGCGGCGCCGCTCGAATTCACCGATCACATCGGCGTGCCGCTGCAGGAAGGGCTGGTGCTCGTGCACAACACGCTGGTCGGCGTCGGACTGCGCGACAAGATTCGCATCGGCGCGAGCGGCAAGATGATCACGGCTTTCGATATCGCGAAGACGCTGGCCATCGGCGCCGACTGGGTGAACGCGGCGCGCGGCTTCATGTTCGCGGTCGGCTGCATTCAGGCGCAGACGTGCCACACGGGCCGCTGTCCGACAGGCGTTGCGACGCAGGACCCGGTGCGCCAGCGCGCGCTGATCGTCACCGACAAATCGGACCGCGTGTTCAACTTCCATCACAACACGCTGCATGCACTGCAGGAGATCATCCAGGCTGCGGGTCTGCGCCATCCCGCCGATCTGCGCGCGCATCACATCGTGCGGCGCGTGTCGTCGTATGAAGTGCGGTTGATGTCGGATCTGCTGAAGTATCTCGAACCCGGCGATCTGCTGGTTGGGCAGTATCGCTATACGCTGTATGAGAAATGGTGGCCCGTGGCGCGCAGCGATTCGTTCGCGCCGGAACTCGAGCCGGTTGTTGCGTGA
- the loiP gene encoding metalloprotease LoiP: MKAIRVALAAAACGVLAACSGMSLDPNTLVQSGTQAVQAASLTDTDVRTLSDKSCAQLDAENKIAPASSPYTKRLNKIAAQLGDNINGVPVNYKVYLTKDVNAWAMANGCVRVYSGLMDMMTDDEVRGVVGHEMGHVALGHTKKAMQVAYATSALRSVASSTGGVTAAISSSQLGDFSEKLINAQFSQTQESAADDYSFDIQKKKGQDPAGLVTAFNKLAKLDGGKSSMLSSHPASAARAQHIQQRIAANQ; the protein is encoded by the coding sequence ATGAAAGCGATCCGCGTTGCTCTCGCCGCCGCCGCGTGCGGTGTGCTCGCTGCCTGTTCGGGGATGAGCCTCGATCCCAACACCCTCGTTCAGTCCGGCACGCAGGCCGTGCAGGCTGCGTCGCTCACCGACACCGACGTGCGCACGCTGTCCGACAAATCGTGCGCGCAGCTCGACGCGGAAAACAAGATCGCGCCCGCTAGCAGCCCGTACACGAAGCGCCTGAACAAGATCGCCGCGCAGCTCGGCGACAACATCAATGGCGTGCCCGTCAACTACAAGGTCTACCTCACGAAGGACGTCAACGCGTGGGCGATGGCGAACGGCTGCGTGCGCGTCTATAGCGGTCTGATGGACATGATGACGGACGACGAAGTGCGCGGCGTGGTCGGTCACGAGATGGGGCACGTCGCGCTTGGCCACACGAAGAAGGCGATGCAGGTCGCGTATGCGACGTCGGCGCTGCGCTCGGTGGCGTCGTCGACGGGCGGCGTCACGGCCGCGATCTCGTCGTCGCAACTTGGCGATTTCTCCGAGAAGCTGATCAACGCGCAGTTCTCGCAAACGCAGGAATCGGCGGCGGACGATTATTCGTTCGATATCCAGAAGAAGAAAGGCCAGGACCCGGCTGGCCTCGTCACTGCGTTCAACAAGCTGGCGAAGCTTGATGGTGGCAAGTCGAGCATGTTGAGTTCGCATCCGGCGTCGGCGGCGCGGGCACAACATATCCAGCAACGGATTGCTGCGAATCAGTAA
- a CDS encoding glutathione S-transferase N-terminal domain-containing protein, translating into MKLIGSLSSPFVRKARIVLAEKKIDYKLELENVWADDTTIHDFNPIGKVPCLVMEDGAAVFDSRVICEYVDTLSPVCKLVPQSGRERVEVRCWEALADGIMDAAVLIRLEGVLREEAHRSESWLARQRHKIDDGLIAMAQGLAAKAWCAGNHYTLADVAVGCALGYLDFRMPQLNWREQHPNLDKHYQKLSLRQSFIDTVLT; encoded by the coding sequence ATGAAACTCATCGGTTCGCTGTCGAGCCCATTTGTCCGCAAGGCGCGGATCGTGCTCGCCGAAAAGAAAATCGACTACAAGCTCGAACTCGAAAACGTCTGGGCCGACGACACGACGATCCACGACTTCAACCCGATCGGCAAGGTACCGTGTCTCGTGATGGAAGACGGCGCAGCCGTGTTCGATTCGCGCGTGATCTGCGAATACGTCGACACGCTGTCGCCCGTGTGCAAGCTCGTGCCGCAGTCGGGCCGCGAGCGCGTCGAGGTGCGCTGCTGGGAAGCGCTGGCGGACGGCATCATGGACGCCGCCGTGCTGATCCGCCTCGAAGGCGTGCTGCGTGAAGAAGCGCATCGCAGCGAATCGTGGCTCGCGCGTCAGCGTCACAAGATCGACGACGGCCTGATCGCGATGGCGCAAGGTCTCGCCGCGAAAGCGTGGTGCGCGGGCAATCACTACACGCTCGCCGACGTGGCCGTCGGCTGCGCGCTGGGCTATCTGGACTTCCGTATGCCGCAGCTCAACTGGCGCGAGCAGCATCCGAATCTCGACAAGCACTACCAGAAGCTGTCGCTGCGTCAGTCGTTCATCGACACCGTTCTGACCTGA
- a CDS encoding aminopeptidase P N-terminal domain-containing protein, producing MTDLTPATDIYRQRRARVLDALRATGGGVAIVPTAPEALRNRDADYPYRHDSYFYYLTGFTEPEAMLVLDASAKQDEPAAILFCRAKNAERETWEGFRFGPEGAREAFGFDAAFAFEEIDTQLPRIIADKPALHYALGASEQFDGKVRQWLDAVRMQGRSGVLAPSAVHDLMPLLDEMRLVKDDHELTIMRRAAAISAQAHRHAMAACRPGVREYELEAELLYTFRKHGAQAPAYGSIVAAGANACVLHYPAGNAAAQDGDLILIDAACELDGYASDITRTFPASGRFTPAQRELYDIVLAAQQAAIDATKAGASFDAPHQAAVRVLAQGLLDTGILNRDLFAGVDEVIEERAYARFYMHRTGHWLGMDVHDAGDYRERGAPADETGALPWRTLKPGMTLTIEPGLYIRAADDVPEKYWNIGIRIEDDAIVTATGCELMTRDVPVDADEIEALMQQAQPARKAGSA from the coding sequence ATGACCGATCTGACTCCGGCAACCGATATCTACCGCCAGCGCCGCGCGCGCGTGCTCGATGCGCTCCGCGCGACGGGCGGCGGCGTCGCAATCGTCCCGACCGCGCCCGAAGCACTGCGCAACCGCGACGCCGACTATCCGTACCGGCACGACAGCTACTTCTACTATCTGACGGGCTTCACCGAACCGGAAGCGATGCTCGTGCTCGACGCGAGCGCGAAGCAGGACGAGCCGGCGGCGATCCTGTTCTGCCGCGCGAAGAACGCGGAGCGCGAGACATGGGAAGGCTTCCGCTTCGGTCCCGAAGGCGCGCGCGAAGCCTTTGGCTTCGACGCGGCCTTTGCCTTCGAAGAGATCGACACGCAGTTGCCGCGCATCATCGCCGACAAGCCGGCGCTGCACTATGCGCTCGGCGCGTCGGAACAGTTCGACGGCAAGGTGCGCCAGTGGCTCGACGCGGTGCGCATGCAGGGCAGAAGCGGCGTGCTCGCGCCATCGGCGGTGCATGATCTGATGCCGCTGCTCGATGAGATGCGCCTCGTGAAGGACGACCACGAACTCACGATCATGCGTCGCGCCGCCGCGATCTCTGCACAAGCGCACCGACACGCGATGGCGGCATGCCGCCCCGGCGTGCGCGAATACGAGCTCGAAGCCGAACTGCTGTACACGTTCCGCAAGCACGGCGCGCAGGCGCCGGCGTACGGCTCGATCGTCGCCGCGGGCGCGAACGCGTGCGTGCTGCACTACCCGGCCGGCAACGCGGCCGCGCAGGACGGCGATCTGATCCTGATCGACGCAGCGTGCGAACTCGACGGCTACGCGTCCGACATCACGCGCACTTTCCCCGCGAGCGGCCGCTTCACGCCCGCGCAGCGCGAACTCTACGACATCGTGCTGGCCGCGCAGCAGGCCGCGATCGACGCAACGAAAGCGGGCGCGAGCTTCGACGCGCCGCATCAGGCCGCCGTGCGCGTGCTCGCGCAAGGGCTACTCGACACGGGCATTCTCAATCGCGATCTGTTCGCGGGCGTCGACGAGGTGATCGAGGAGCGTGCGTATGCGCGCTTCTATATGCATCGCACGGGACATTGGCTTGGCATGGACGTGCACGACGCGGGCGACTATCGCGAGCGCGGCGCACCCGCTGATGAAACCGGCGCATTGCCGTGGCGCACGCTGAAACCGGGCATGACGCTGACGATCGAACCGGGCCTTTACATCCGAGCCGCTGATGATGTGCCCGAGAAGTACTGGAACATCGGCATTCGCATCGAGGACGACGCGATCGTCACGGCCACCGGCTGCGAGTTGATGACACGCGACGTACCCGTCGACGCGGACGAAATCGAAGCGCTGATGCAGCAGGCGCAACCCGCGCGGAAGGCCGGCTCGGCCTGA
- a CDS encoding UbiH/UbiF/VisC/COQ6 family ubiquinone biosynthesis hydroxylase, producing MSEVHQAANAPALPASNPPYDYDVTIVGAGPVGLALAGWLARRSATQKLNVALIDAREPEDSVADPRAIAVSHGSRMILEPLAWPSDATAIQRIHVSQRGHFGRTLIDHSEHGLPALGYVLRYGSIVRALAENVRSTPVHWFKSTKAQAPQQLEDDGVLLPIESAHVTRTLRTRILVNAEGGLFGEQQAGSGETRDYGQTALVGTVTLSSPQPHVAWERFTSQGPIALLPTGGVRGADYALVWCCAPEQAARRAQLPDEDFLRELDAEFGDRMGRFVQIKGRASFPLGLNTVDTLVKGNIVAIGNAAQTLHPVAGQGLNLGLRDAHALADALSHYGATRSALIAFAQRRALDRSMTIGATDTLARLFTIDFPPLAALRGLALTALEFVPPVKTALARQMMFGQRR from the coding sequence ATGAGCGAAGTCCACCAGGCGGCGAACGCGCCCGCCCTCCCTGCGAGCAACCCGCCTTACGATTACGACGTGACGATCGTCGGCGCGGGGCCGGTCGGTCTTGCGCTCGCGGGCTGGCTCGCGCGGCGCAGCGCGACGCAGAAGCTGAATGTGGCGTTGATCGACGCGCGCGAGCCGGAGGATTCGGTTGCTGATCCGCGCGCGATCGCCGTTTCACACGGCAGCCGGATGATCCTCGAGCCGCTCGCCTGGCCGTCCGATGCGACCGCGATCCAGCGCATTCACGTCTCGCAGCGTGGCCATTTCGGGCGCACGCTGATCGATCACTCGGAGCACGGCCTGCCCGCGCTTGGCTACGTGCTTCGTTATGGCTCGATCGTCCGCGCACTCGCCGAAAACGTGCGCTCGACGCCCGTCCACTGGTTCAAATCGACGAAAGCACAGGCACCGCAGCAACTCGAAGACGACGGCGTGCTGCTGCCGATCGAAAGCGCGCACGTCACGCGCACGCTGCGCACGCGCATTCTGGTGAACGCCGAAGGCGGCCTGTTCGGCGAACAGCAGGCAGGTTCGGGCGAAACGCGCGATTACGGACAAACCGCGCTGGTCGGCACCGTGACGCTGTCGTCGCCGCAGCCGCATGTCGCGTGGGAACGCTTCACGTCGCAAGGTCCGATTGCGCTCCTGCCGACGGGCGGCGTGCGCGGCGCGGACTACGCGCTCGTCTGGTGCTGCGCGCCGGAACAAGCGGCGCGCCGCGCGCAGTTGCCGGATGAAGACTTTCTGCGCGAACTCGACGCCGAGTTCGGCGACCGGATGGGCCGCTTCGTGCAGATCAAGGGACGCGCGTCTTTCCCGCTCGGGCTGAACACCGTCGATACGCTCGTCAAGGGCAACATCGTCGCGATCGGCAATGCGGCGCAGACGCTGCATCCCGTCGCCGGCCAGGGGCTGAATCTCGGCTTGCGCGATGCGCACGCGCTCGCCGACGCGCTCTCGCACTACGGCGCGACGCGCAGCGCATTGATCGCGTTTGCGCAGCGCCGCGCGCTCGACCGCAGTATGACGATTGGCGCCACCGACACGCTCGCGCGCCTTTTCACGATCGACTTTCCGCCGCTGGCGGCGCTGCGCGGTCTCGCCCTCACCGCGCTCGAATTCGTGCCGCCCGTGAAGACGGCGCTCGCCCGCCAGATGATGTTCGGCCAACGCCGCTAG